From one Bacteroides intestinalis DSM 17393 genomic stretch:
- a CDS encoding OadG family transporter subunit, whose protein sequence is MNKTKIGIFFTLLLVLGVCSSCGEKRSNNKLLLNEVLITNEGNYQDDYGLHSAWIEIFNRSYGSADLAACLLRASSQPGDTTTYFIPKGDVLTLVKPRQHSLFWADGEPRRGTFHTNFTLDPEKENWIGLFDSGRNLIDQVTIPAGVLKTNQSYGRVSDAASQWEVKDGSAEKYVTPSTNNKTIDSNAKMEKFEEHDSNGIGMSISAMSVVFCGLILLFIAFKIVGKASVSLSKRNAMKAKGITDKQEAKEKKLGEAPGEIFAAIAMAMHEMQSDVHDVEDTVLTITRVKRSYSPWSSKIYTLRETPLKK, encoded by the coding sequence ATGAACAAAACAAAAATCGGAATATTCTTTACCTTGCTGCTGGTGTTAGGTGTATGCTCTTCCTGCGGAGAGAAAAGATCGAACAATAAGCTGCTGCTGAATGAAGTACTGATTACCAACGAAGGTAATTATCAGGACGACTACGGTTTGCACAGCGCATGGATTGAAATATTCAATAGATCGTATGGTAGTGCCGACCTCGCAGCATGCTTATTAAGGGCAAGCAGCCAACCCGGTGACACTACTACTTACTTCATCCCCAAAGGTGATGTATTGACATTGGTAAAACCACGTCAGCACTCATTATTCTGGGCAGATGGAGAACCAAGACGTGGTACATTCCATACAAACTTCACATTGGACCCAGAAAAAGAGAACTGGATCGGCTTATTTGATTCTGGCCGTAATTTGATTGATCAAGTTACTATCCCTGCCGGAGTATTGAAGACCAATCAATCTTACGGACGTGTAAGCGATGCTGCTTCTCAATGGGAAGTTAAAGACGGTAGTGCAGAGAAATACGTAACTCCGAGTACTAACAACAAAACCATCGACAGCAATGCCAAGATGGAGAAATTCGAAGAGCATGACAGCAATGGTATCGGTATGTCTATTTCTGCCATGAGTGTAGTATTTTGCGGTTTGATCCTGCTTTTCATTGCTTTCAAGATTGTTGGCAAAGCATCTGTAAGCCTTAGCAAGCGTAATGCAATGAAGGCTAAAGGTATTACTGACAAGCAGGAAGCCAAAGAAAAGAAACTGGGCGAAGCTCCGGGAGAGATATTTGCTGCCATTGCCATGGCCATGCACGAGATGCAAAGCGATGTACACGATGTGGAAGACACCGTTCTTACTATCACCCGTGTAAAACGCAGCTATTCACCATGGAGTTCGAAGATTTACACATTACGTGAAACTCCTCTGAAAAAGTAA
- a CDS encoding acyl-CoA carboxylase subunit beta, protein MSNQLEKIKELIDRRAAARLGGGEKAIAKQHEKGKYTARERIAMLLDEGSFEEMDMFVEHRCTNFGMEKKHYPGDGVVTGCGTIDGRLVYLFAQDFTVSAGSLSETMSLKICKIMDQAMKMGAPCIGINDSGGARIQEGINALAGYAEIFQRNILASGVIPQISGIFGPCAGGAVYSPALTDFTLMMEGTSYMFLTGPKVVKTVTGEDVTQENLGGASVHSTKSGVTHFTAKTEEEGLALLRKLLSYIPQNNLEEAPYVDCTDPIDRLEDSLNEIIPDSPNKPYDMYEVIAAIVDNGEFLEVQKDYSKNIIIGFARFNGQSVGIVANQPKYLAGVLDSNASRKGGRFVRFCDAFNIPIVSLVDVPGFLPGTGQEYNGVILHGAKLLYAYGEATVPKVTVTLRKSYGGSHIVMSCKQLRGDMNYAWPTAEIAVMGGAGAVEVLYAREAKEQENPAQFLAEKEAEYTKLFANPYNAAKYGYIDDVIEPRNTRFRIIRALQQLQTKKLTNPAKKHGNIPL, encoded by the coding sequence ATGAGTAATCAACTTGAAAAGATTAAAGAGCTTATAGATCGCCGCGCAGCTGCACGTCTGGGTGGTGGTGAAAAAGCGATTGCCAAACAGCATGAGAAAGGTAAATATACAGCTCGTGAGCGCATAGCCATGCTTCTCGACGAAGGTAGTTTCGAAGAAATGGATATGTTTGTAGAGCACAGATGTACCAACTTCGGTATGGAAAAGAAACACTATCCCGGTGATGGTGTTGTGACCGGTTGTGGTACTATCGATGGTCGTTTGGTTTATCTGTTCGCACAGGACTTTACAGTTTCTGCCGGTTCTTTGTCTGAAACGATGTCTCTGAAGATCTGTAAAATTATGGATCAGGCTATGAAAATGGGTGCTCCTTGTATCGGTATCAACGACTCGGGTGGTGCACGTATCCAGGAAGGTATCAACGCTTTGGCTGGTTATGCTGAAATCTTCCAGCGCAATATCCTGGCATCAGGTGTTATCCCGCAGATTTCAGGTATCTTCGGTCCTTGTGCCGGTGGTGCTGTTTACTCTCCTGCACTGACAGACTTCACGTTGATGATGGAAGGTACTTCTTATATGTTCCTTACCGGTCCGAAGGTAGTTAAGACTGTAACGGGTGAAGACGTAACTCAGGAAAATCTGGGTGGCGCAAGTGTTCACTCTACTAAATCAGGTGTAACTCACTTCACTGCCAAGACTGAAGAAGAAGGTTTGGCTTTGTTGCGTAAACTGTTGAGCTACATTCCTCAGAACAACCTGGAGGAAGCTCCTTACGTAGATTGCACCGATCCTATCGACCGTCTGGAAGATTCTCTGAATGAAATCATCCCCGATAGCCCGAACAAGCCGTACGACATGTACGAAGTAATTGCTGCTATCGTTGACAACGGTGAGTTCCTCGAAGTTCAGAAAGATTACTCAAAGAATATCATTATCGGTTTCGCGCGTTTCAACGGACAGTCCGTAGGTATCGTTGCCAACCAGCCGAAGTATCTGGCAGGTGTGCTCGACAGCAACGCATCCCGTAAGGGTGGCCGCTTCGTTCGTTTCTGCGATGCTTTCAATATTCCTATCGTTTCATTGGTAGACGTTCCGGGATTCCTTCCGGGGACAGGCCAGGAATACAATGGTGTAATTCTGCATGGTGCTAAGTTGCTGTATGCTTACGGTGAAGCTACTGTACCTAAGGTAACAGTAACATTGCGTAAGTCTTACGGTGGTTCACACATCGTAATGAGCTGTAAGCAACTCCGTGGTGACATGAACTACGCATGGCCTACGGCTGAAATCGCTGTAATGGGTGGTGCCGGTGCCGTTGAGGTATTGTATGCCCGCGAAGCTAAGGAACAGGAAAATCCTGCTCAATTCCTGGCAGAAAAAGAAGCTGAATACACCAAGTTGTTTGCTAATCCTTACAATGCAGCTAAGTATGGTTACATCGATGATGTGATTGAACCGCGTAACACACGTTTCCGCATTATCCGCGCCTTGCAACAGTTGCAGACTAAGAAATTGACTAATCCGGCTAAGAAGCATGGTAATATTCCTTTGTAA
- the mce gene encoding methylmalonyl-CoA epimerase → MKISHIEHLGIAVKSIEEALPYYENVLGLKCYNIETVEDQKVKTAFLKVGDTKIELLEPTSPESTIAKFIENKGAGVHHVAFAIEDGVANALAEVEAAGVRLIDKAPRKGAEGLNIAFLHPKSTLGVLTELCEKPE, encoded by the coding sequence ATGAAGATTTCACACATTGAGCATCTGGGCATTGCCGTAAAGAGCATTGAAGAAGCCCTGCCGTATTACGAGAACGTATTGGGTCTGAAATGCTACAACATCGAAACTGTAGAAGACCAGAAAGTTAAAACCGCTTTTCTGAAAGTTGGTGACACTAAAATCGAACTACTCGAACCGACCTCTCCCGAAAGTACTATTGCTAAGTTCATCGAAAACAAAGGTGCAGGCGTTCATCACGTGGCATTTGCTATTGAAGACGGTGTAGCAAACGCATTAGCTGAAGTAGAAGCTGCAGGCGTTCGCTTAATCGACAAGGCTCCGCGCAAAGGTGCTGAAGGTCTGAACATTGCTTTCTTACACCCGAAATCAACACTGGGCGTATTGACAGAACTTTGCGAAAAGCCGGAATAA
- a CDS encoding TonB-dependent receptor, which produces MRHFWLLTSLIILFSTPALAQKAVKIGGTVTDENGNPIELATIRLEGTAISTVSNLKGRYSLKFESRDSVTVIFSMLGYQTRKRKLVRPQGNISLNITLPPMNFELGEVSVTERRRQTGTIQQIETKQNRLAPDASGGSIEAVIATQAGVSSNNELSSQYNVRGGSFDENMVYVNGIEIYRPLLIRSGQQEGLSFINPDMVQSVGFSTGGYEAKYGDKMSSVLDITYKKPERLEGSASVSLLGASAYVGIATKKLTWTNGVRYKTNQYLLGTLDTKGEYDPRYIDYQTYLDWTPSKRWEIGVIGNISENRYNFQPEDRYTRFGTLSNVREFKVYFEGQEKDLFRTLFGTAYATYRLNEQNSLTLQVSAFHTKEQETYDITGQYWLNSLDSGTQVDGTTNEEETSETIGVGTYMEHARNHLTAEVQSYSITGRHRLKSHSLQWGAEFKRERIKDRMREWEMRDSAGYSMPQTSEGPKLFYTLRSRNETDSKRYGFYLQDTYRFRSTAGLFTLTAGIRGSYWNWNKEFIFSPRASLTLIPAFNEKFTLRVAAGVYYQAPFYKEFRDTTQVDGIATVSLNRDIRSQRSLHFVTGGDYNFRAMERPFRFSMEVYYKALGNLIPYNIDNVRISYYGRNLSKGYATGIDMKLFGEFVPGTDSWLSFSLMKTEEKINGQWLPRPTDQRYRLSLYFTDYFPGSRKWKMNLKGTLAGGLPFGPPHSGREAAVFRTSPYRRVDIGMSRCIIDRSERENKRGIRSLWLGVDIFNLLNISNVNSYYWVTDTRNNQFAVPNYLTSRQINVRLLLDF; this is translated from the coding sequence ATGAGACATTTTTGGTTACTGACATCTCTTATAATACTATTCTCCACTCCCGCCCTTGCCCAGAAAGCGGTCAAGATAGGCGGAACGGTTACGGATGAAAATGGTAATCCGATTGAATTGGCAACAATACGATTGGAAGGGACAGCTATAAGCACAGTCAGCAACCTGAAAGGGAGATATTCGCTGAAATTCGAAAGCCGGGACAGTGTAACGGTCATCTTCTCCATGCTGGGATACCAGACTCGGAAACGAAAGTTAGTACGTCCGCAGGGAAATATCAGTCTGAACATAACCTTGCCCCCGATGAATTTTGAATTGGGCGAAGTGAGCGTAACAGAGCGCCGTCGGCAAACCGGAACCATCCAACAGATAGAAACCAAACAAAACCGCCTCGCCCCCGACGCTTCGGGCGGAAGCATAGAAGCCGTGATAGCCACACAGGCCGGAGTGAGTAGCAACAACGAACTCAGTTCGCAATACAACGTGCGCGGCGGTAGTTTCGACGAGAACATGGTGTACGTCAATGGCATTGAAATATACCGCCCCTTGCTGATCCGTTCCGGGCAACAGGAAGGATTGAGTTTCATCAATCCCGATATGGTGCAATCCGTCGGCTTCTCCACGGGAGGCTATGAGGCCAAGTACGGGGACAAGATGTCATCCGTGCTGGACATCACTTACAAGAAACCTGAACGATTGGAAGGAAGTGCCTCCGTCAGCCTGTTGGGAGCTTCGGCATACGTAGGAATTGCCACCAAAAAGCTAACCTGGACAAACGGCGTCCGTTATAAAACCAACCAATATTTGCTTGGCACGCTGGATACAAAAGGAGAATACGACCCACGTTATATCGACTATCAAACTTATCTGGACTGGACACCTTCGAAGCGTTGGGAAATAGGCGTCATCGGCAATATTTCAGAAAACCGCTATAACTTCCAGCCGGAAGACCGCTACACCCGCTTCGGTACTCTCAGCAATGTACGTGAGTTTAAAGTTTATTTTGAAGGACAGGAGAAAGATTTATTCCGCACCCTGTTCGGAACCGCCTACGCCACCTACCGGCTGAACGAACAAAACAGCCTGACCCTGCAAGTCTCTGCCTTCCACACGAAAGAACAGGAAACGTACGACATCACCGGGCAATACTGGCTGAACTCCCTGGACAGTGGAACGCAAGTAGACGGCACTACCAACGAAGAGGAAACTTCCGAAACCATCGGTGTGGGAACTTACATGGAACATGCCCGCAATCACCTTACCGCAGAAGTGCAAAGTTATTCCATCACAGGCCGCCACCGACTGAAAAGCCACTCCCTGCAATGGGGTGCGGAGTTCAAACGGGAGCGCATCAAAGACCGGATGCGCGAATGGGAAATGCGCGACTCTGCCGGATACTCCATGCCACAGACTTCCGAAGGACCGAAACTATTCTACACCCTCCGCTCACGCAATGAAACGGACAGCAAACGATACGGATTTTACCTGCAAGATACATACCGCTTCCGCTCCACCGCCGGACTATTCACCCTGACCGCCGGCATACGAGGCAGTTACTGGAACTGGAACAAAGAATTCATCTTCAGCCCGCGTGCGTCCCTGACTCTGATTCCGGCATTCAATGAGAAATTCACCCTGAGAGTAGCCGCCGGAGTCTATTACCAGGCACCGTTTTATAAAGAATTCCGGGATACTACCCAAGTTGACGGGATAGCTACCGTATCCCTGAACCGTGACATCCGTTCGCAGCGCTCCCTGCACTTCGTTACAGGCGGCGACTATAATTTCCGTGCCATGGAGCGCCCGTTCCGCTTCTCCATGGAAGTGTATTACAAAGCGTTGGGCAATCTCATCCCTTACAATATAGATAATGTACGGATCAGTTATTACGGACGCAACCTTTCCAAAGGTTACGCCACTGGTATCGACATGAAACTATTCGGTGAATTTGTTCCCGGAACAGATTCCTGGCTGAGCTTCTCCTTGATGAAAACTGAAGAAAAAATAAACGGACAATGGCTCCCCCGCCCTACCGACCAGCGCTACCGTCTTTCGCTCTATTTTACAGACTATTTTCCCGGTAGCCGCAAATGGAAAATGAACCTGAAAGGTACACTTGCAGGAGGTCTTCCCTTCGGTCCTCCACATAGCGGACGCGAGGCTGCCGTATTCCGTACATCCCCTTACCGACGTGTGGATATAGGTATGTCCCGCTGTATCATCGACCGTAGCGAACGCGAAAATAAGCGCGGCATCCGCAGCCTTTGGTTGGGAGTTGATATTTTCAATTTGCTAAATATCAGCAACGTCAACTCATATTATTGGGTAACAGACACCCGAAATAACCAGTTTGCAGTACCCAATTACCTGACATCCCGTCAGATTAATGTCCGACTGTTGCTCGACTTCTGA